From the candidate division KSB1 bacterium genome, one window contains:
- a CDS encoding aminomethyl transferase family protein, which yields MPIPTPFHPRTSELCKSHEWRNWSGYLAAIKYGPTHDHEYYAIRNSAGLIDVNSLFKYEITGPDAAGLVDRIITRDVSKCKVGQVLYTSW from the coding sequence ATGCCCATTCCAACTCCATTCCATCCCCGTACTTCAGAGCTGTGCAAAAGTCATGAGTGGCGAAATTGGTCCGGTTATCTGGCGGCTATAAAATACGGGCCAACGCATGATCATGAATATTACGCTATTCGAAATTCAGCCGGTCTGATAGACGTAAATTCTTTATTTAAATATGAAATCACCGGCCCGGATGCCGCTGGTCTTGTTGATCGAATTATTACTCGGGATGTCTCAAAATGTAAAGTGGGCCAGGTTTTATACACGTCCTGGTG